In Candidatus Eremiobacterota bacterium, a single window of DNA contains:
- a CDS encoding (2Fe-2S)-binding protein, which translates to MSFGKVTRRRFLVRAAAAGIVVGTPRLSAAAQAVASVLVVPASGPGPIPVMLNVNGAAHALKIEPRVTLLDALRERLQLTGTKKGCDQGTCGACTVLVDGRRVNSCLTLAVMAQGKKITTVEGLANGDQLHPVQAAFLQHDGFQCGYCTPGQIMSAVALLAEKRPTDEASVREWMSGNICRCGAYPNIVAAVRAAAGSAS; encoded by the coding sequence ATGAGCTTTGGCAAGGTGACGCGGCGCCGCTTTCTCGTGCGGGCGGCGGCGGCCGGGATCGTGGTTGGGACGCCGCGATTGAGCGCGGCAGCGCAAGCCGTCGCTTCGGTGCTCGTCGTGCCGGCGAGCGGTCCGGGGCCGATCCCGGTGATGCTGAACGTGAACGGTGCGGCGCATGCGCTGAAGATCGAGCCGCGGGTGACGTTGCTCGACGCGCTGCGCGAGCGGCTGCAGCTGACCGGGACCAAGAAGGGCTGCGATCAGGGGACGTGCGGGGCGTGCACGGTCCTGGTCGACGGGCGGCGGGTGAACTCGTGTCTCACGCTCGCGGTGATGGCGCAGGGGAAAAAGATTACGACGGTCGAGGGGCTGGCGAACGGCGATCAACTTCATCCGGTGCAGGCGGCGTTTCTCCAGCACGACGGCTTTCAGTGCGGGTACTGCACGCCGGGACAGATCATGTCGGCGGTCGCGCTGCTCGCGGAGAAGCGCCCGACGGATGAAGCCTCGGTGCGCGAGTGGATGAGCGGGAACATCTGCCGCTGCGGCGCGTATCCGAACATCGTCGCGGCGGTGCGCGCGGCGGCAGGCAGCGCGTCGTGA
- a CDS encoding xanthine dehydrogenase family protein subunit M, translating into MATVAADPRAKYVAGGTNVVDLMKEYVEQPSLLVDITALPLRAITHSSDGVRIGALATMSEVADHPELAALFPAVVQALLLSASPQLRNMATIGGNVMQRTRCAYFRDVSQPCNKRAPGSGCAALRGVNRQHAVVGGSEQCICTHPSDLAVALLTTDAIVHVQGRTGERRIPFDRFHVLPGAMPQRETVLERGELITAIQLLKSPVTKSSYYLKLRDRASYEFALVSVAAGLDVAGGTVRAARVALGGVAPTPWRSHEAETALVGQPANAATFAAAAQAATRGMRGYGENDFKVALTRRAVARALAHAGGIA; encoded by the coding sequence ATGGCGACCGTCGCCGCCGATCCACGCGCGAAGTACGTTGCCGGCGGGACGAACGTCGTCGACCTGATGAAGGAGTACGTCGAGCAGCCCTCGCTGCTGGTCGACATCACGGCGCTCCCGCTGCGAGCGATCACGCATTCCTCCGACGGCGTGCGGATCGGCGCGCTCGCGACGATGAGCGAGGTCGCCGATCATCCGGAGCTAGCCGCGCTCTTCCCGGCCGTCGTGCAAGCGCTGCTGCTGAGCGCCTCGCCGCAGCTGCGCAACATGGCGACGATCGGCGGGAACGTCATGCAGCGCACCCGGTGCGCGTACTTCCGGGACGTCTCGCAGCCGTGCAACAAGCGCGCGCCGGGCAGCGGCTGCGCGGCGCTGCGCGGCGTGAACCGCCAACACGCGGTCGTCGGGGGCAGCGAGCAGTGCATCTGCACGCATCCTTCCGACCTCGCCGTCGCGCTGCTCACGACCGACGCGATCGTGCACGTGCAGGGACGTACCGGTGAGCGCCGGATTCCGTTCGACCGCTTTCACGTGCTGCCCGGCGCAATGCCGCAGCGCGAGACGGTCCTGGAGCGCGGCGAGCTCATCACCGCGATCCAGCTGCTGAAGAGCCCCGTTACGAAGAGCTCGTACTACCTCAAGCTGCGCGACCGCGCTTCGTACGAGTTCGCGCTGGTCTCGGTCGCTGCCGGGCTCGACGTTGCCGGCGGTACCGTGCGCGCTGCGCGCGTCGCGCTGGGCGGGGTCGCGCCGACGCCGTGGCGCTCGCACGAGGCCGAGACCGCGCTGGTGGGGCAGCCTGCGAACGCAGCGACATTCGCTGCGGCCGCGCAAGCGGCGACGCGCGGGATGCGCGGCTACGGCGAAAACGACTTCAAGGTCGCGCTGACGCGCCGCGCCGTGGCGCGCGCGCTCGCGCACGCGGGAGGGATCGCATGA